CCCGGGCGGCGATGATGTTGGAGTTGTCGCCGCTGGAGACCGCCGCGAACGACTCGGCGCGCTTGATGCCGGCCTTGAGGAGCACCTCGCGGTCGAAGCCCATCCCGGAGACCTTGTCACCGTTGAACCCCGGGCCCAGCCGTCGGAACGCCTCGGGGTTCTGGTCGATGACGGAGACCGTGTGGTTGCGGTCCTCGAGGCTCCTGGCCAAGGTGGATCCGACGCGGCCACAACCCATGATCACTACGTGCACCGTGTCATGATTGCACTCGCCGAGGCTGCGCGTCGCCTACGCCCTCGAAGTTGGCGTGTTCGGGTTCGGGAACCCGTCCGGGCGATCCGGAAGCATATGGAAGCCGCGTTGTGCCGTAGCGTCTGCGGTTGTGGGTGTTGGTGATGTCTCCAAGCGGATCCTCATCGGTCGCAAGCTCCGCAGCTCGCAGCTGGGGGAGACGCTGCTGCCGAAGCGGATCGCGCTTCCCGTCTTCGCGAGCGACGCGCTCTCGTCGGTGGCCTACGCGCCCGACGAGATCTTCATCATGCTCGCTGTGGCAGGGGCTTCGGCGTACGCCTGGTCGTGGAAGATCGGCCTCGTCGTCGCCCTGGTGATGCTCACGGTGGTCACCTCCTACCGGCAGACGGTGCACGCCTACCCGAGCGGCGGTGGCGACTACGAGGTGGCGACCGTCAACCTCGGCCGTAACGCCGGTGTGACCGTGGCCAGCGCGCTGCTGGTCGACTACGTGCTGACCGTCGCGGTCTCGATCTCCAACGCCGCCCAGTACGCCGCCAGCGCCATCCCGCACCTGATCGGCCACGAGGCGCTGGTCGCCTCGATCGCGATCGTCGTGCTGACCGCCACCAACCTCCGAGGGGTGCGCGAGTCCGGCACCTTCTTCGCGATCCCGACCTACCTGTTCATGGCCGCGATCCTCGGCACCGGCCTCTACGGGCTGTTGTTGCTGCTCAACGGCAGCCTGCCGCAGGCAGAGAGCGCCAACCTCCGGATCCGACCGGAGGAGGGCTGGGAGGGCACGCTCAACCAGGTGGCGCTGGTCTTCCTGCTCGCCCGGGCGTTCTCCTCGGGGTGTGCGGCGCTGACCGGCGTCGAGGCGATCTCCAACGGCGTACCCGCCTTCCAGCGGCCGAAGAGCAAGAACGCCGCGACCACGCTGCTGCTCCTCGGCCTGATCGCGGTCACGATGATGATGAGCATCATCGTGCTCGCCAACCAGATGAGCATCCGCTACGTCGACCCGCATGCGCTGGAGAACCTCCGCACGGCCGGCGGCGGGGCGGTCCCGGCCGGCTACGAGCAGCACCCGGTGATCTCCCAGATCGCCGCCGGCGTCTTCCACGACTTCCCGCCGGGCTTCTACTTCGTCATCACCGTCACCGGCGTCATCTTGGTGCTCGCCGCCAACACCGCGTTCAACGGGTTCCCGGTGCTCGGCTCGATCCTGGCGCGCGACGGCTACGCGCCGCGGTCGCTGGGTGCGCGCGGCGACCGGCTCGCCTACAGCAACGGCATCATCTTCCTGGCGGTGCTGGCGATCGCCCTGATCGTGATCTTCGATGCGCAGACGACCAAGCTGATCCAGCTCTACATCGTCGGCGTCTTCGTCTCGTTCAACCTCAGCCAGCTGGGCATGATCCGCCACTGGACCCGCCACCTGGCCACCGAGCGCGACCCGAACGAACGACGCCGCATGCAGCGCTCCCGGGCGATCAACGCCTTCGGCCTCGGGATGACCTCGGTGGTGCTCGTGATCGTGCTGGTGACCAAGTTCCTCGCCGGCGCCTGGATCACGATCTTGGCGATGTCGTTCTTCTTCGTCGTCATGCTCGCGATCAAGCGTCACTACGACAGCGTCGCCCGCGAGCTGGCGGCCGACGAGTCCGACAAGGTGATGCCGACCCGGGTCCATGCGATCGTGCTGGTCTCCAAGCTGCACAAACCGACGCTGCGCGCGCTGGCCTTCGCCCAGGCCACCCGGCCCAACGCGCTCGAGGCCGTCACGGTCTCGACCACCGACTCCGACACCGCCGAGCTGCTCAAGCAGTGGGACGAGCGCAACCTGCCGATGCCGCTCAAGGTGCTCCACTCGCCCTATCGCGAGCTGATCCGACCGGTCGTGGAGTACGCCTCGGCGATCCGCAACGCCAACCCGCGCGGCGTCGTGGCCGTCTACATCCCCGAGTACGTCGTGGGCCGCTGGTGGGAGCAGCTGCTCCACAACCAGACCGCGCTGCGGCTCAAGGGGCGGCTGCTGTTCACCCCGGGCGTCATGGTCATCTCGGTGCCCTACCAGCTGGCATCCGGCAAGGAGCGCGCCGCCGAGATGCGCGAGGAGTACTGGCTGGCCCCCGGGCTGCGCCGAGGAAGCGACACACGACGATGAGCAGCACCCGCAGACCCGCCTCCCGCGGACGACGGCCGCGCGCGAAGGCCGCGAAGGGCATGTCCTACGT
The sequence above is drawn from the Nocardioides albertanoniae genome and encodes:
- a CDS encoding APC family permease; the protein is MGVGDVSKRILIGRKLRSSQLGETLLPKRIALPVFASDALSSVAYAPDEIFIMLAVAGASAYAWSWKIGLVVALVMLTVVTSYRQTVHAYPSGGGDYEVATVNLGRNAGVTVASALLVDYVLTVAVSISNAAQYAASAIPHLIGHEALVASIAIVVLTATNLRGVRESGTFFAIPTYLFMAAILGTGLYGLLLLLNGSLPQAESANLRIRPEEGWEGTLNQVALVFLLARAFSSGCAALTGVEAISNGVPAFQRPKSKNAATTLLLLGLIAVTMMMSIIVLANQMSIRYVDPHALENLRTAGGGAVPAGYEQHPVISQIAAGVFHDFPPGFYFVITVTGVILVLAANTAFNGFPVLGSILARDGYAPRSLGARGDRLAYSNGIIFLAVLAIALIVIFDAQTTKLIQLYIVGVFVSFNLSQLGMIRHWTRHLATERDPNERRRMQRSRAINAFGLGMTSVVLVIVLVTKFLAGAWITILAMSFFFVVMLAIKRHYDSVARELAADESDKVMPTRVHAIVLVSKLHKPTLRALAFAQATRPNALEAVTVSTTDSDTAELLKQWDERNLPMPLKVLHSPYRELIRPVVEYASAIRNANPRGVVAVYIPEYVVGRWWEQLLHNQTALRLKGRLLFTPGVMVISVPYQLASGKERAAEMREEYWLAPGLRRGSDTRR